GAAATAAAAATCACTTATTTTGCACATGGAGGGGTCTGTTCACAGAAAGGTTTCAGTAATCGATTGAAGTGTAGGACTCATCTGTGTGTGCCGTGCAGGAATGGTAGGTGGAGGTAGATGTTTGCATGTTCACACTCAGAGAGGCAGAATAGGCACTGTGAAGCCAAGCTCCTGTGAAGAAATCCTTTAGGAAAAGTGGAAATCAAAAGCTTGACTTCAGGCAATCACACCATATTCTCTCCTAGCTTGAATGTTAAaagtttgtgattttaacacacAATCTCCTTAAggattacagtacagtattgaCATATACATCCTTTTACATTCAAACTAGTGACAAGCTGGGAGAGAATGAACTGCAGTTCAATAGTCTTGTCATCAGTGTTGTAGTTTTCCTGAATATGCATCTTAATCACTTTTGAATGCATAGTAAAGACAGTTTCCAGTCTAACAGTTGTATTGTTCCTAGAGTGCCAAGCAAGGGAACAGAGTACATAAATGTTGCTGTCATCACCGACGTTAAATAGCTTTTGAGATTATTCCAAACATGCACAAAATCTCCACTCAATGTGATAAATGAGCAGCATTACCTGTTTTTTAAGCcacaatgaaaaaaaattaaCTTCATACTTTCTCTTGTAACCTATTCATCATAAAATGTATCTCTACATGTAGCACTGTACCCCATAATATATTACATTCTGCTATACCTAGGCTGATGGATTAAACCCATTATGGGCCAAAAACTGATTATCAGTCAGTTGTCACTGGTTtccttttaaagtttttttatatacatgaaGATAAATTGTATTTCATAAAATGATTTTGCTATATATATGCAGTACTGTTTTAAGCATTCTGCTCTTATTCATGCATTTCTATGAAGTAATAATTTGAGTGATCGTGTTCCGTTTTGCAAAGAACAGCAACTTTTATACGTCATTCAAGATCAGGTTTCTGAATTACTCTGCAATAGTATTATAATGTAAGGATTAGAGATGGATAAATCCTAGTAAACTATTCTTTAGAAATCcatgaaaacaaatcaatgaaAACTGTGGAACAAAGGCTACCTCTACACAGTATATGTATAGTCTGAAAAAAGACTCAAAGCCAGTTACTCAAGTATCTTACACAACACATTAtaggtttattttgtttcttggtCACAAACTTGACTTTGTacacaatacagaaaaaagGGCATGCTGTTCTTGCCACTGTAGTCCGCATGAGAAGGCCTGGGCCCGAGCTTAGTGGTACTTCCTCCAGCGGTCGTGCTctgcaagcaaaaaaaaaaaaaaaaaagtgtaaatatGTGCGTTTCTGAATGATTAGAAAACGCTTaacatatgtatatagttttttaGATTCCAGAGGTCCCTTTGTCAGGTCAGGTGAAATATTTATCCTGTTATGGTTGTCAGTCTGAATCACTACATTAGGAGGGAGTTACGtgtcaagtgtgtgtgtgtgtgtgtttcagggcCATTGGTAATTgagtacaaaaaaacaaaaacatattggaCTGTGGTTATTTATGACAATGGCAAATAAAACCTGTTAAAATATCAAAATGCACACTAATCTTTTTTGTTCCTCTCTACACTGTATCACCCGTCTGCTTTCAACACTGATCTCCTATAATTCCAGGAGGTACTGATTGAGTAACTGAATCAAGGAGAGaggaaaaacattaaataccaattaaaaataaatatgcaaatactTACTAAGATGTTCCCTGTCCCAGATGTAGCTCACAACTACATAGCCTGCCAGAAGCATAGCAATACCACCAATGCCACCCTTCTTGACATTGATGTACTTGTTATAATATCTGTCATGCCCTGTGGATATAGAAACAGCCAGAGATAAATATGGAGGTGTTGACTGGGAAGAGAATACCTAAAATACCTAACTAAATGGTTAAATTAATGCATTGTGTGTATGCTTCACTTTCACGGTTTAAATTGCAAACCACAACAGGAAGGCGATTGTTTCTTGAACTAAAAATCCCTGCCATGTTGTCCAGCTTAGTGCCAGAGAAGTAGCTTTCAAGATACATTGTAAATtgtatcattttattatttttattcactttttatatttttaagtcCAGAACACTGAAGATTTCTATGTGCAAATACCAACAGGGATAACAAATTCATATTATTGACCGTAACATCATAGGACACAACCTGCAAACAGGGCTGGAGAACAAACCTAGTCTGATCTAAACCTGAAAGAGGTTAAcatgttaaagaaaaaatacaaacataaacaGAGAGCAATATCCCTGTGAACCCGTGACTCTCACCTCTGCGAAGGGCAGAGAGGACTCCACTGGGAGAAAAGTCCCGGCTGCCAAGCCAGGCTGGGAACTCTCCCAGCTTCACCTCCAGAAGCCTCCTCTCAGAGATGGGCACTGCAAGGCAAAGAAACAGCTGTGAGGAGAGTACCAGACctatattaaaattatatatatatttatatataaagtcTTTGTGGTGCAGAAATGCTCTTtactaaaataatgtatttattttctgtgtgaattTTACAGAATCACTATGTTGACAGCAGTACACTCTCTTAAAACCAGTCTCTCAAATTGGTCTCTAATTGTTATATGAATGAGTGGCAGGCAGGTAAAGGGTTAAAGAATACAGGGGTATATAAGTTGACTAAAATAAAACCTTCCATAAAATGATATACAGCTCAAGAGAAACCACTTGAAGAAATCTAGTACGTAAAGAAGCTTGCATTTAGGACCTGGTAAATCAGAATGTGGAAGTATGTAGGCCTAGATATGTTTGGGTatggtttattattaattagcCTACTTTCTATTACAATGCAGAATTACCGAACACCTGCAAGCTAGTTGTCCAATACTtgtattcaaatgtattacACAATTAGTCCTTCGATGTGGTGGGTGTACTTGAGCAGAATAACCCTGTCgtgtgtgtatattattgtactgtgattaattaatttaacaaggATACTATTAACTACGGTGTTGCACGATTAGATACCCTGCCGTTTACTTCATCAAACAAAAACTCCATTAGGATCAACCTGACCCAACAGCTGCACAATGTGTAACAATTTCAGACTATAATAACATCTTTAAAAAAGACCCATCTGCATGTCAGGTTTGTGGTtcattactttttactttttagaTATAGTCAACAATGAATGACAGTAAAGTCCTGCCCTTGACTTGACTCGGTTAGAAAAATGGATCCTGCGCGGCCTTGAACAGCACCTACGATAGACATAGCAGCCGTAAAGCAATATTAAGTATGCAAACATTTTCTAAAGTTTAAGTCCgtttaaaaatgcaatgcatATATAACTATTTAAATACAACATCACAGCTATTTGAATGTACTGATGTTAGACACGCAACCTTACCCGGTCTATCAGCCATCTTGCTACACAGTGTGTCTTTGACGCTAAGACTTGTGGGAAACAGCTTCCTGAGGAGAGGCATTATGGGAATGAGGTCTAAACGTAGCCGAGCAGAAATGAGCGAATCGTCGGCTTCATTTGGGTAaggtcaaacaaacaaacaaacaaacaaacactattTGACGatatgaaatgtaaatacattgttCCATGTTATGAAGTATGGTATAACAATTAATTCACAATTGCGATCATGGTGGTTTTCTGCTGTGAGACCTGCTATTCTGTCTCTCTTAACCATTAAAATGCATTCTGAACACTTTTTGAAgcataattgtaatgttaatttgCCTTTTGCACCGTATTTCTTTTGAACACCAGCTTGTTTTATTTCAAGCTTTGCTCAGACTGGTTTGAGTACAATTTTGCTATGTTCACAATGTATGATTTTTAGGTTCAGAACCAATCTGTTTCATAAGTCACATTTTAAAACGTCCTCCACATGGAAGTTAAAATCATGAGTTTCAGGTCTCCTTTCCAAACCTCCTTTATCATTATATTTGCACTTccctttttttcatttcttcttcttcttcatttcattttttttttttaaataaagtagggAGTAAATTTCCCtctggtatttaaaaaaaagaaggaaaaagaaaaaaaaaaacacccccgTCTATTATTGTCTATTGCTTACAGTTCTGAAGTCTGTAATCCTCAAAACACATCATAACGGTAACACAGTTATGACAGACTTGAAACAGTGAGAGGTAGGCtatattgttttcttcttctttccctTTAGTGGAAGTGTGGAGTGTGTCACTGTGCTCTTTGGGGGCTGCagtgtcttatttattttaattccacctgagctcttaattagcTCACTGAAGACATTGTTTATCTGAACCACATTAACTTCTCTCTCCAAATTTTTTAAAGAGACCTATTAGCTCTGCTTAACTGTTGCCCTGGAGAGCTGTGGGGCATCACTTCTGTATATATTGTAACCATACATTCACTTCTCTTTGGGAGAGGAGGCTTGAGGTTTGTGTTGGTATTCGAACAAGGACCCTTGTTCCAACATTTTTATTGTTGATTAtatctgagtcacagtataaaCATACAATTAAGAAAACACAGAGAAAATGGCTAGACCACTGTTTCTTTCTTCTCTCTGTAGGGGAACACAAAACGCTAAACAAAATATCCAgctataaatatatgtaataccAATTGCTGTGCAAACTCTTAATCcaataatgtacattttcaaGTTGGTAAAACAAGATAACATTTATATTCTCTCATAAACAATATTAAATGTATGGATGAAATAAGCTAAGGTTACAATATCAATTTTAAATTACTAACTGGATTACTTCCTTTTGgaaatcaaaaatatatttctagACAAAGCCAAAAGAATGAGGTGTTGTAACAATAGAAAAGTCATTTTTCATTTACCATTCTCAGCCATCCCCAACAGAAACACTAAGCTGTTATTTTCCAGTAGCCTGTGTTAAATAAATTCTCTTTCCTTTATTGGCACCACTGTTCCTAGCATGTACATACAAACTGATGATACTACTTCACTTTCAAAGAGCTCAGAAGGCAAACATGCTGActcgtttgttttgtttagacaGTGCCTGGAGTTAACATGGCAGTGAGACAATATTTTCCGATTTtgccaaagaaagaaaaccatGACAGCATGGGTACTATATAAGTTTAAAATTATCTTCCTTAGAAATCAGGGTTGAAAAATTGAAAGAACCTTCATATGAATTCTCTGTTTATTCTTGCAGTCTGAGTTAGTTATTCAGTTTTTGTATAGTTAATGCTAAATAGTTTAAAATTgaaaacagtattattatttattagtactTCTAATCTCTGTAGCCCACTAGGCATCTTCCTAGAGTGGGTTGTCCATTTAGTTCTGCATATCCCTTAAGAAATGCAACTAAGCCAACACCTTGCCACTGTTTAATTTGAGTTTGCTAAATAATTTCAACGGATTCCTTCACAGGTGATTAGCAGTGAGCaaccaatttaaataaatgaagattACAATAATACGTAATACgtataatacataataagaAACACCAGCTGAGAAATACATATCAGTTGTCGCCAATTCTGATCCTGGAGAGTCACAATTCAGCAAGTGTTAAAGGAAATCCTATTAACCTCAAATTGgttaaataaagacatttacagaatgaaaaccaaacataatttcatgtagctttccaggaccagggctggtgACTAGTTTTCAAATGGCCCTGGCACAGCCCTTGTAACACCCTCCCAAATCACTGCCTTCATATTTCACCCCCccacactactactactactattactactacaacaactgctgctgctgctgctgctcagtgTATCATTATAATTACTCCCCTGTTGGAAACCCCAGCAATATTAACAGCAGGGGAGGGTCAACTGTGGTCTTTCAGGGCTGGATTCCTGCAGGTTTTCAATTAGCAACTAATTAATTCCTATATATTATAGGTAATCTGACTTACTATCtaaataattagttcaattaagtaatgaaGACCTAGGGTGGAATTAAGACCTACAGTCACACAGTTACCCCTCCCTGAAATACAACATGTATGTATAAGTTTTGCATTTATGCTGGTGAGAGTATACTTACCTCACTACAAAGTTTTACCTAGACAGCTTTACCACATATTTGAAACATTCTGCTATTACATTACAAAACGATCTTGATCTGACACTTTGATGTCTTTAAGAGAATGGTCCCTATAATAATAACCTCTCTTGTTGCTCCAATGAAACCTACAACCATCTTTCACAGGCATTAAAAACAGGTGTGCCCGAGCCCCTGTTGACCCAGGGAAGGCACTCGGCAGCGTAAATAAGTGAAACTGTGTGATTTATTACTCTGGTCCTGTGCTGAAGATGAGACCAGTGCTGTTCTATCTGCAGACTGGCAATGCATCACCCAGGACCTTCATCAGAATTAACAACACCTGCATTTTTATAATGAATGAGATTATCTTGTTTTGCCTACACCTTAATTAGGAGTGAATGTTCCAAACTGTTGCCTTGAATTGACTTTAATTACTCGCTATTATGACTGCAGCTCTAATTGGCACTTTAAAGATGTGTACTCAATTAGGCCCTGTGTGTGAAATTATGAAACAATATCTTTCGAGCAAATAATTTTCCTCCACCCCAGGTTTCAGTTCAGCAGCACAAAAATGCCTCTGTGACAGAACCTGATGAACTATTGTTAGGGGATCACCTGCACTCATTAATTAAACACTAACAGAAACAGTGAGGCTGTTGCATCAGATAAGTGccctatatctatatatcataAGAAAATggtactgtttttttaaatggaacttgtgtttataattgtattaggaaattattagcaGTAAGTGTGACAACCGTCTTCCATCTTTAGTCCTTAACAAGACGAGATGATGTCCAGGTAGGACAGTCACACTGTTGAGGCAGATGAGATCCTCACATAATTACGCTACCAAATATATGGGGCATGTGAACCAAATAGTCTTCTCTAGTATGTAACCTTCCTTATGTCCTTATGTCCTGACACAATTAAAGCAGACATTTTGGAAATCACACTTCTCTTTCATTTAAATGCTTTTGCCAGTTCTTTCATTTTACTGAAATCATTATGATTTGTTtcattatattttcatataatatAAATGACTAAAAGTTCCATCTTTAGACGTAAAGCCTAATTAGGATtataatctgtacatattgttaTACAATTCTTAGCATCCCATGATAATGTTATATATCAGGAGtttcaaactcaattcctggagtGACACAGTGCTATAAACTATAAAAGAAAGCAAGTAAACTGCTGGAAGTTTTCTGTCAGATAGTTTCTCTATAAATTCTGACAATCAAACAATATAGTTCAGTGGCATTTCACTCTGTAAGTGCTGGGTTTTTCTCTTCTAAAATAATTTGCTTTGCAATGTAGTACGCTGCATTTTGATGAATTTTTCATGCTTTTCATTAGTTACGGTTCACTGGTGTATAAATTGAATGCCTGCAGAGGTGTAACGAGAGACCTATAGCTGCTAGCCACTAGAGGGAGATGGCAGGATCTGGACAGGAGTACCTGCAGGCTCTGAAATGTGCAAGGCAAGCAGCATACTTGTGTTAAAGAAGTTGATAAATTCTGCTTGATGTCTCCTTCCAGGCCCCTGATTTCCCCACCACTGCAATCTTAATATTGAATTTCCTAGGGTTTCCCATCTCTCAGTAACACAGACTGGGTAGCTTTGAAGTTCTCCTTATTAAAGCAAGCACCCCAAAAAGACCccacaattaaaaataactttctaAAGTTGCTTTTTTTGGAAATTCAAATAAAGCATACCATATTACATAAGGCCCAGTGGAGAAAGGATTCAGTTTTCAAAATCCTAAAGGGCTATTAACAATCTGTGGGACAGCTTCAAGATTAACTAACTATTACTCAAGGACTCAGGGACAAAATAGTAAAGTGTAGGACCATACCGTACAGAAAACACGGCTGCAAAACAGTgggaggtggtgggggggtgggctTGGATACAACTCCTTGGGATCCTTTAGGAAAAGCCTTAATGAGATTCATGAATCATTCAGCTAGTCAAAACCTAATCTTATGCATGTTCTTGCTTTGGATATGAGTTTATTGAAGAAAACACATATTACAAGTCATGAACAAAATCTTGTATatattgcagaaataacatTATGACTGTAGACAGCATCCATGCATACATCCCACTTCCCTCTTCTCCCCTCTGTGCTCCCCTTGACCACATCATAAGATACCAGTTATAGACATCAATACCACTTAACATCAGAACCCTTCTCAAGTAACAGGAGCAATTTATTTAATGCTGTTTATCTCTTCCTTAATGATATGCATTCTTATCCCCTATGGGATTCAGGAAGCAGTCCCgaaatatttgttgttgtttttgtgtgtgcggGTGGTGAAGAccttaagaacataaggaaggttaaaaaaaaatagacaggaatatttatatatttttaataaacattttcatacagacaGTTCTCGAAAGGTCATCTTCCACTACATGGCTGTGTAGGTTATTCCAGACCCCCACAACTCTTGGTGTAATGATGTGTTTTCCATTTTCAGGTCTAAATCCAAAATTGCACACAGTATTAATACATGAGGTCATACTAATGCATTGCACAATTTTccacttttcactttttttatcAAAGCCTTCTGGTAAACTTATTTATAAAACAGTCATTAAAGTGATGTGATGCCCAATAATGCCACACAGCATTACCAACAACACCATAATGTTACTATCCTTAAAGGAGTGTTTGATAAATTTCCTGTTATGAGTCTTCTGTATGTGCTGCAGTGGAACAGCTTTCTAATGTAACGACAGGCTTGCATTGAGTGAGTGAAAAGTgagtttcaaatttggaaagaAGGACTGCTCCATGAGCTCATGCTGCCCAAATCCATTAAAATACTACTGGTTTTAAACATGAAGAATCAATATAATAAGTAAAtggatattttaattaatagtgAAATGCACTTTGTTTAAACAGAAATGTCCCCACCTTTTATTTTGGGTTTACTGAAACAAACTGAACTTCTGTGGATTGAGCTACATTGGCAGCAAATTGAAAAAGCCACCAAACAGCTGTCATATTAATCAATAATAGAAAGCTGAACCTTAGAAGTTCCTTATTAAAATGTTGCCATATCACTGCCAGTATGgacacattttattgtatttgagtTAGAACAGCTGCTAATGACCACCCCCTAAGGTGTAAGAACTGgattgaaaaatacaattatgttgTGACAAGACAACGGAAGACTATCCCTATGGTTGTAATCAGtttctactatatatatactctAGCAAGCCTTTCTTCAGTTTCTTTGAACTAGGGCTTAGAAACAGTATATTTTGCTTCCAAGAAGATCTGCACATTTCTTTATGCATGCCAATTTAAAAAACCTACAAACTAAATTGGGGATTGATGTCAAATTCAATTGGAATCTGTATGGTTTCCTCTAGGCTAAATTGGTGTTCAACCCTCAcataatgaatacatatatgttataatgaacaatatttattaaactaaacacagtgtaatattattaaaaaaaaagggtgTCAATACTTTTGACTGCaactttaaaatatacaattattgttattgtgtccacatttgttcttattttactggatgttttttgttattatccATTTAGTAAAACATTTGATACAATTTTGCTATAACAGAGAaacaaaatatacttttattaacaaattacatttgtttgtgtGCATTTGCCCCCACAAACTTCGAGCAAATCATGAGTTTTCTTGTACTCTTGTCTATATTGTCCTGATCAGTGAATGCCTATGTTGAGCAATAGAAGATGCCCCTGTAACTTATTGTTTTCTGACATTGCTATCTGGTTAGGTGCACAGTGTATCGGTACATGGAGTCTAGGGATGTGACTGCACTGTcatttatgtgttaaacagcttGGCGTGATGCCCAGGAGgcaggaaagaaaaacatctttttaaaaaaaagggaCAGAGGAAGTAGGTAATGTTTTCTGAGAACAACCAAGCGTGCAAAGATGCATGCTAAGTAGAAATGCTAAAAGGACTCTTGCTGAAATGACTTCTGAAGAAGCTCcgaaaagctttttatttttttatcctttCAGAATTAATGTGATGCTGTTTAATGCGATCCAGTTTAGTTAACCACCGTGAATGCACAAAGCACGTTTGTAGTTAAATTTATCCCACCAGTCTTGTAACCTTTAGTGACATTTTAGCATAGCCTtggcatattttaaaaatgtatttgtgactGATTTGCCCAAAATACATTATGGATAGCAATCATACTGTGCTTAGTGGATTTACTTTAGTTTTTTATTCCCAAACATGTCACAACAAATAACTGAAACATTGCCAAGTGAATGCATACAATCAAGTATCAGAGTTAGATTTGTCACACATGCATCCTGGTTAAAAATAGTTAACATAAACATCTAATAAGTGCAAATAGTAAATAAAGGTTTGTTTAGGGCAAGGTAGACTGAAATATATGTCTTACACTTGCTAAACACATGCCCGATAAGGGATGCTCAGTACAACATGTTATCTTGTTATAACAGCATTACAGCACTGAATTAAAACTGACATTCAACTATTACTGACACTACATTTGGAAGATATTTTTTGGTGGGGAATGACATCAAACAAACTGCAGGCTAAACTTCTAACAAGCCAGATTAGTTCCTTCTGGTTTTCTAATGCTGTACTCGAAATTTACCTGTAAAGATAATATGAACTATGCTTCACAACATTTCCATTAACACTATAAAAACAACCATAACTAATGCATGAGAGTCACACAGCACAAAGAACAGAAGGCATCAAAAGGTCTGAGGCAATCATTTTAGCATACCAAAGGGAACTTTTAGTCAAATTCAAAtcctaaatatttgaattagct
This sequence is a window from Amia ocellicauda isolate fAmiCal2 chromosome 17, fAmiCal2.hap1, whole genome shotgun sequence. Protein-coding genes within it:
- the atp5mf gene encoding ATP synthase F(0) complex subunit f, mitochondrial; its protein translation is MADRPVPISERRLLEVKLGEFPAWLGSRDFSPSGVLSALRRGHDRYYNKYINVKKGGIGGIAMLLAGYVVVSYIWDREHLKHDRWRKYH